GGACCTGGCGTAAGCCCGGTGAGGACGTCGGCGGGATGGTGGCCGGGAAGGGTCATGTCTCTCTGCATGGCTTCTTGAGGGAGTGGTGGCCGGGAAGGGTCATGCCCTTTCCGTGGCTTTTTGAGGGAGAGGGAGTGGGATGGTGGCCGGGAAGGGTCATGCCCCCTTtcatggcttttttaaaaaagaggactgCTGGCTTTTGAACGCCAAACTAGCAGTTGGCTACCCAACTATCATTTGCTTAAATGTATCCACTCTTGATTTTTAAGAAACCTGAATAGATAGCatcatttgtattattattttgtttctatttCTATCAACAGCCAGGAGCAAATGGAAGCAAGAGGAAGCCTTTGGATCAAATCTGACATTTAACAGACTTTGAGAAAGCACACATGTACAAGAATAATGCTTCTATTATTTCACTCAATAAGACTGATACCTGAAGAAGCTCAACATGTATGGAAGAACATCATCAAAACAAAAGCTGAAATTTTGTGGTCTGCTTTGATGGGGTCAACTTCTTGTGCCATGTTTGGAAGAAGTGATTTGTTTCATTATCTGACGCTTGAAACTATGATGACTGAATCTTGATGACAAGTGTCTGCATGTGactaaataaactttattttaaaaagttattctAGTTAAACTGTGTTGGCTCAGAGAACGAAGGCATGCTTTATTTCTAAGGCCCTTTAATTGTGAAAACTTAACCCTTCTGCTTGGTGGTAAAGTTGGGTGACATTTCCCTAACTAACCCACAAAAAGCTGAACTGTTTTATTGTGGCATGATCTCCTGGAGGTTATAGTTTTCTCATTGACTACATAAAAGGACTGGGTTATAGACCAAATTATAACTTTATTTCTTACAGGTAACATACCACTTATCAAATAGAGGTGAGCTCTTGAAGCCATACACTTTAAACCATACACTTTAAAGTACCAGAGTCAGTACAAGCCAGATAAAGCCAACCGGCTAAAGTTAAAGCAAAACCTATGAAAATGTAATTGAGCTATGTGTGAAGTACAGTAGCTAATGAGgaaagactgtagctcagtggttccaAGTTCAGTTGCTAGCatatctaggtagggctggggcaaagactcctgtctgaaactggaGGACTGCTGCTGGTCTGtgtcaacagtactgagctagatgttccagtggtctgacctggtataaagcaAATCCTAAATTGATTGCAGATAAGCTAGGTGAGAAAGCTATACCGTATATATATCTTACATcacttgggatgtgtgtgtgtgtgtgtgtgtgtatctcaaccAACATACACATTTTATATCCACAATATATAATTTCATTTACACATCTGATGATGCTGGGAACAACGGTGCTGCAAtctccagtggttcccaattagctaagtactttAAAACCTGTTTTTCAAAAGTGAAGTCATGGACCCTCTACTTTTGAAatttttgatatctctatggtagtttttgttactTGGATGGTGCCATGGATCCTCTGGGTGGGTTACGAGGACCCCCTGGGGTCTGTGGATCATCAATTAGAAACCACTGCTGTACCCAATCATCTGTTTGTAACCCCCCTTGAACTTAATAGGACTTACTTATGACTAAACGTACTTTGGATCATTGTGCTGAAAACCTGTGATGAGAAGCCCCCTAATGGCATTTTAGAAGAGGGAAACTTCTTTTGCTAAATAAAAATGGATGTGGTGAAAAAGATAAGGTTTCCAAAGTTACATGAGAAGGTGTTATGTAAGATAACGTAACCTTCAGAGACTTTGCAGTGGAAATGTGGTGAGCATTTCACTTGGAGATCTTTGCGCACCTTTTAGTTAGTCATATTTAAATGTCATATAAAAAAGCAACCTAGAAGTTTATGCATTGCGTGTTACCCCGATACTGCAGCTGCTTTATCTCCTAGCATGACCTGTCTACATTTCAAACGTATTATATCGGCTTTATAGCACTTCAGCATTCTGGTTTCCACCAAAGCAACACACGGTACCTGGTAAGTGTACCCATGGAATTCTAGATCCTTgggagaggaaggcacacttTAAAAGGTGGTGGACAAAATGCCGATAAAATCACCAATGGGACCGTTTGCATGGGCAGCTCGGGGTGTGCAGTACCCGCCCTTTTTAATCTCTCGGCTGCGCTGCATGCTGGGACACGTAGTTCGGTTGGACGCCAGAGAAGTGTCGCTGTCCGTCTCCTCGTAGCGGGAATCGCGGCGCCTAAGGATGACGCTATAAATCCCGCGCCGCAGCGTTCCGTCTCCTTGGCGACCGGCTGCGGCCTTCTTCTTCCTCCGTGCAAGGCACGTAGAGCTTTGTCGCCCTGCTGGCGGTATGACTGGGCGCCGCGGCCGGACGGGCCCGCTGCAGAACGCGCAGCGCCGGGGCCGAGAGCTGCGGGAGCAGGTGAGCTGGGGAAACGGgatgcagggagaggaagggcgCGGCGGGAAGCGGAGCCTGCCAGGCCCTACCGTTAATGGCAGGGAACGAGAGGCATGGGGCTAGTAGGAGGGAAAGGCGTAAGCCAGAGGTGGCGGAGCCTGCGGCCCTCTTCTGACTCGAAATTTTATTCGCCCTGACCGTTGGCAGGGCCGGCTCACCCATGAGACAAAGTGAACGTGGATGCTTCAGGTGGCAGGACCCAGCGGGACATCAGATCCCAAGGCTGATCTttcttccctgcctcctcccttgttcctgatgcagatatTGTCTCACCCGCTTCTTCCCTGGTAGAGAAGGGGGACGACACCcttttggggtctgcctcaggtgctgaAATGCCTTCAGCcggccctgaccattggctctgtTGACAGGCGCTGGGAGCCCAGCCgtctctggagagccacaaatcCCACGCTGGAAAATAGTGCGCTAATTCTTTCATTATCGTTTGACAAAGCGAATCTTGGTTATTCGATATTTTAGGTGAATGCTTTGCTCCAAGAAAGCAAGGAAGCGGGGGCTCTGGACTCTGGAAAGAAGCAAAGCCTTAGTCAGAGGTAATGTATAAACTCCTTCCGGTAAGCAGAATagattagaatagaatagatctttattattgtccccttgcgggaacaacGAAATAATGCAAATGTATTTGAGGTCAGAGGTGCAACCGGCAACATTTATTGATGGTTGTTAGTTGGATCCTCAGATGTGAACAAATTTGATTGCagatataaaaatattttcagataCAGTCCTAAAAACGATTACTGTACTTTAATCGAGATCGGTGGGACTTATTTGCTGATGTGTAACTATATTGCATTAGAGGTTTGTCATAAATTTGTATTTATGCAAGGATGTTCATGAATGTAGATAGTGGCGATTGATGTGCTGAGATTTATTTTCAAAACTTTGGGAAACGTGAATATAGTACTTGTGAAGGGTGACCTGAAAGCCTCCGATAGCTGGCTGCCTCTTCCTTTACCACCCTCACACTCATACATGCCAGCCCCCTAACACTGTTGTGGCCATTTCAGTTCCATTATTGTTCCATTCAGTTGcattcagtagtggcaccctccctgtggaacaccctcccttctgatgtcaaggagataaagaactactgTACATaaatttttagaagacatgtgaagacagccctgtatcaggaagtttttaatgtttgatgctttattatgtttcaatatatgctgtaagccacccagagtggctggggaaacccagccagatgggtggggtataaataataaaattattattatcatcatcatcattctgtgAGGCGTTCATGTGCATCTTGGCTGGAATTATGGGTCCCCTCAGGGACTGCTGGGGCTAGAGGATGAATTAAATAAGGTAAAGACAGCCCTCCTCTCCATTGTTAAAGAGCTGGTCTGCAAGCCCAGGTTCAGCAAACAGAACAACGAATGAATTTTTGAAATGTGGCAGGTGAAGAAAACAAtgtgaaggaaggggggggggagagatgctcgCTCACTGTACATGGCTATCAGTGCAATTGCACTGTTGACTTGGGTAAGGAAAAAGGAAGACATTTCAAACATCATGTAGCTTCTGTTGCATTTCCCAGTGGCATGTACCATGGACTTGCAGTATAAGTGATGAATTTATAGTGTGGTATTTCATGCAGTATGGATCTGGCCCCTCTCCAGTGGGTTATCTAGAAGAAGAATAAAGGTGACCTGATTTCAGTCTCATGTTGACTGTTTATTGTTTTGATTAGAACGTCCATTGTGTGCCAGTGTGTGCTATCTGTGAAAACCGAGAGTGCATACTCACAATCACTGAATGGTGATTATGTAAGCTTtatctcagggatggggaacctatagcccttaagatattgctggactaccattcccatcatccttgaccactggtcatgctggctggagcttgTGGGAGTTAGTatacaataacatctggagggcaacaggttccccatctacTTTAGCTGTTAAGAGATGCTTAGGATCTCTTGACAGTTGAATCATACCTTTAAGGTGTGACCCAGAGCATGTGCTGCTGCCTAGGAATGGAATTGTCTTGTTTGGGCAGACTTAGTACCAGGAGGTACTAAGTGGCCCACCAGAGGACCACAATCTACTTTCCCTCATCCCTGGCCAAGCACTTGGTTCAGATCCTCCAGGAGAATGAACAGTTGAGAAAAGTCTGTGTTTTCTCACCAAGAGAGATAGAGCAACTTGATGGCTTCCAGTCTCAgtgcacacacacctttccccTTTGCACCAAAAGAGAATATGTCCACTGTCTTTCCCTGTTCAGAGAAGTAATTTGTAGTGCCATGTTGGCATTAATGCTAACCTTGAGGTGAATGGGAAATTATGTGACTGATCTATTAGAACCGAGCATTTGCAGATTTGGGTGCTCAACATCTGTATTTGTGGCTGTGTAGGCAGTGTATACAATGCAAGTACTGTTTTTGTTGTAGATGTTTGGAACTGAGGAAGTCTGTTGATGAAAATATCTCTGCTCTACAGAACCTGAAGAAAGTAAGTGTTTAAGGTACAGCACTTCTTGTTTCCACAAGAATAAATTGGAGAGGTTCAGAAAAATACTCTGTCAGAGTAGGACGTGAGATTACTGCACTTATGCTGTGGTTAACCTAAATTTGGTGCAATTTGTAATGTATACAACTTCCTTAGACAACTGTATATATAATACTATTGGTAAACGTATCCCAAAGTCAAAGGAGccactatcttttttttttttaagcataaaaCACCATGTGTATGTTTACCTGTAATTAGCATATTTTCCATGAATGTGATTAATGCCAGGCTATGCTAGATTGATCATATTTTAGTTCGAATCTTAATGTACATAAGAATGTTATGAAAAATCTGGCGTATTGTTTTCTTGCAGTCAGATGAGCCTGCCCCTGTGGGAAATTATAatcagagaaaagaagaagaaggagcaaaattGTTAATGCTTTCTGAGCAGCTGGACAAACTTACAGCAATCTTTAGCCGGGAAGATGTGACCATGGACTCCAGCATGTAAGTAGATTAGCAGTACAAACCTGTGGATGTCTGTTCAGaggtaaggctgcaatcctaacccaacATACCTggcagtaaaccccactgaattcaggagacttacttctgtgtattTATGGTTAGGTTTGCAGCttcagtcccattgagttcagtgggatttactcccagacAAGTGTGTACACAGGATTGCTGGATTATCCCATGCCTGCTCAAGTCTGAGCATGGGCATCTTTATCAACATAAACTTTATtataaggtaaagttaaaggacccctggacggttaaatccagtcaaagccGACTATGGGCttgtggtactcatctcgctttcaggccatgggagttggcgtttgtccacagacagctttcagggtcatgtggccagcatgactaaactgcttctggtgcaacagaacaccatgacggaagccagagcacacggaaatactgtttaccttcctgctgcagcactacctatttatctacttgcactggtgtgctttcgaactgctaggttggcaggagctgggacagagcaatgggagctcaccctgtcatggggattcgaacagccgaccttcagatcagcaagcccaagaggctcagtggtttagatctcagcaccacccgtgtcccttataaTAGTTACAGGTGCATAGTCATTGATGCTTTGTCTGCTACATAATTTTAACTTTATCTGACATAATTGTATAATTGTTACCTACCCTGAAGTTAAGGGATGAGACTGCTTAGAAATATTAATGTATTCAAAATATGAAATTGAGGAATTATTGAAACACCTGGTCCTTCTTACGCCCCTAGAACAAGAAAGGGGAAGTTCTTTGCAATATTGTCTGCATCAATGGTTGATTAGAATAAGCAGTTGTCAAAAGACTGTGACTGACTCTGTTTCTTTTTTGGGTTAGCAATACTAAAAGGAAGGACAGCCCCAAAACACTACAAGAAAACgaagaaagtgaagaggaagatgatgatgaggaggaggaggaagatgatgatgatgaagaagaagaaagtacacaggatgatggtgatgatgaagagGATGGCGAAGATGAAGACAAACTCGGAGATGATTCAGCTATTAAATTTTTTATCACTCTTGGTGATTTTTCTGCACAGCAAGAAGGCGACCTGACCTTTAAAGTAAGTAAAATGTAATATTATTCGTTTCTGTGGGCATATCTCACTAAGTACTATAGCTGTGTAGGATTTGTTTGTGATTGTTCATTTGGTATAGACATTGCATAAGTCAGTCATCACCAGTCCCACTCTGATGCCTTCTTGCAGTGTGAAACAACTATTTTTGATTATGCTACACGAGTCTAGTAGTGATGGTTTTTCCCTAGGGTAACAAAGTCAATCAATGCTGCTATGCATGTGAGAGGTACCAAGTTGGTTCGTGATGCCACCTAGCTTAATAGGAACAGGTggccattatcatcatcatcatagctgGAGAGAGGTGTGCACTGTACAAGAGAGGAGAGCAGCAGTGCACCTGCATCCCCCTTATACATGAGTGTACTATTCTCACATGAAAAGATAAATATCTCAATTGTTATAGGTACTAAATATATGCCTGGTGAGTCCATAttcaagggtggggggaggctttcCCCTGCTGTCCATCTCTCACCTCTGCCTTCCAATTGTAGCTTTTTTCTTTTGTCCCCTACCATTTAATGTGAAGATTGAGAATCAAGGTTAGCCCACCACCTGCATAGGCCTTTCTTGGGTTCAGTTTCTTGGTCTTCCCAGAGTGTCTCTCTAGATTGTAGCAACGAGGCAGGATTCAAGATCAAGCTTTTATATGTGTGATGTTGGAAGTCCAATATAACAGCTAGTTCAATCTTAAGAGTGTCTGTAAACCACTCAATATTTACATGCCCAACTCTAGCATCTTCCACAGTAATATTTTGCATCAATTGATAGAAATATAAGAATAGCAGTCACTTTGGGTAGAATCAACAAACTAGACCACTAGGTCTCTGCTTTCATCATATATTCAGCACAGAATATCTTTAAACCCTTGTGTATTAATGTAgtttcttcccctctctttgTTTTCAATACTGAAGAAAGGCGAAGTTCTGCTTATCCTTGAGAAAAAGCCTGATGGTTGGTGGCTGGCTAAAAACTCCAAAGGGGAGAGGGGCCTTGTGCCTAAAACCTACCTTATGGTTGGTATGCTTCTACCTTTCTCTTTCTATTCAGTTCCATGTTTAATGTTATTGTTGGCATCTTTGCACCTTAGTGGGTTTGCAGTGTTGCTCTAGGTAAAAGCAGGGGTGAAATAATCTTTTCATGGGCTGCTGCAGCCGTCTGGACAGCGATATGGAAAATAACTACTAAGCTTTCATCTTTTCCAAGATTGTGGTGGAGTGTGTGGGGATGGCATTTTTTAGTGCTATAGAAATAAAACTCAGTAGCATGCCAACTGGTAGATATTTTCTGTCATTcctcaaatatttcagattgcTTTCTTGAGACACCCAGCCAAACATAACATCTTAGGGCggttccagactgttgctattttcatgTAAGATTTGATTGCATCCTGGCAAATTCAGATTGTGCAGTTATAGATGATAGGGAAGTCTTGTGCAACAcacgcttaaaaaaaaatcagacttttTGGGATAAAAGAAAATGACAGGAAAGTGCCCTGGAAACAACACTTACTTTGACACAATGTCAGCTAActtccctccaaaaaaaaatcagaataaataCTCAGTAGCAACCCAGGATCCAACCCAGGGTGTATTCACAAAGGAACAATAATTTGAAACAAGAATTTCCACTTctactgcaaaataaaaaaagatgtaGAACGTTATTGACTGTTGCAATGGATCAACTTTGTAGGTGAAAGATGTGGAAGAGGGCCAAGAACCAAGTGAAGAGGAAACTGAGGAAGATATAGAGGTGGCAGATGAAACGGAAGGAGGGGCCAACATtctgaaaaggtaaagggaccagaGCTGTGAGTGGAAATGCATCATCATGCTGCTGTTTGTGATGGGGGCTTCTTCATTGCAGAAGCATCCTTTCATCATTTGTGTATCCCCGATTTGAACTTGACTGATTTCAGTCCTGATTTGTATCCACTACAAGAGCAAACACAGTGGGAGATGGTAAAGCCATTTAAACCTGGGCTCTGCATaatgggaaattattattattattattattattattattattattattattattattaacaataattaataacaataacaataaataaaataaaataaaactccacccaccaacagaatattaaaaacacgataaaagatcaaacattagaaactttcctaaacagggctgctttcagatgtcttctataagtcagatagttgtttatttccttgacatctgatgggtgttacacagggcgggcgctactactgagagggccctctgcctggttccctgtaacctcacttctcgcagtgagggaaccgccagaaggccctcagaactggacctcagtatcggggctggacgatgggggtggagacactcctttaggtatactgggccgaggtttGCAGTAGTGATAGTTTGGAAGGTATCCCTGAACAGGAATTTATAAGAATCCTGAAGAACTAATCCTGCGAAAAgtgaataatttatttaatgtcATTTAAGGAACTTCATTTCTACTGGACTTCAGAACATTATTACAGCAAAGCAGCCATACATTTGGTACTGTTGCTTTTAAGAACACTTGTGCCTTCAATTTGTTACTGCTCTTGTGGAACGTTTTGTAATGGCATTTAAATTGTGCTGTACACTACCCATGGTTCCTGTTTGGGTGGAAGGGGGGGTGTAGAAATCAAACAAACAAGCTGATAAAATAGGTACAGCAGTGATCAGACCACTTTCACATGGTAGTGAAAGGCAGGCAAATAGTGCGAAAACTAAGGCAGCCTTAGCCACAAAACTAAATTAAATAAAGATTCCAGTCTCAGTTACCACATGGTCAGAATATAGATTAAATGGTTTTTCCCAGTGGGGCCGTCACTCAGTGTGTCATTTGACAACCCATCACCATAATCACATATTGAGTGCCGATTTGCCAGTCTACATATTTGCAGTTAATTGATTTGTGGATCAGCTTTGTgttatgttcttatttttatgCTACCTACAGAACAGATTCACACTGGAGTGCTGTTAAAAAGGCCATCACAGAGGTAAGTCTGTGGTTTATCATTTGCATACCATTCATGAttatcgtatctgaagaagtgtgcatgcacacgaaagctcataccaggaacaaactcagttggtctctaaggtgctactagaaagaattttcgattttgttatgatTATTGATATTTTGCTTGGTTTTTCTTACAAAACCAGAGAGCCAAACTGGTACTCTTATTTAATATGGTACTCCCTCTTTCAAACAGTCCTACTATGGACAGCAAAGTTGGCAAACTGAGTATCAGTTTGCTTGAAAAGGGCAGGAACAGTGCAGTCCTGTTCATGTTTACACACGAGGAAGTTCCACTgtgtttagtggggcttacttctaggtaaTATAATGTAAAGAATTGCAGCTGCAGAGTGTTTCTGCTTGTTCATCCAGTGGCTCTTCAAAGTACTTGATGTTCAGTGACTTGCTACTTAAAGACTAATatggagccagaagcaaactGATAAATGGAAGCAATATCAAGGTTGAATTATCTCTCTTCTTAATAGAATAATACCTTAGATGCACTGACAACTATGGGAGCAGTTCCTGCAGGATTCCGACCTTCAACACTTGCACAGCTCTTGGAAGAAGGTAGGAGTTTTGTAAAATCCAGAGCTCCCAAAGGATGAAGCAGGTTCATCTCAGGAGGTGTGAACATTTATTGGGAGGTGACCAAAGTTCTGATGGCAGAATGTTATAATTgtatttgtgattattattttttacagtcaagcggggtattttttatgaaataaataaatatttttattgcatttttcatTTCCTTAAATTTTGAATAGCACTGTGTCAGGGTGGGTAttggagcaggtcagcaataactcactcggtgtcagtgaagttaactctttagtcaaagaaacaaaacagctcaggcctagtgagcacagcgactcttcccagtagatcttgctccaatgaagcagttgccaggactgaaggtctctAAGTCTCCTACTCCCCCAATTCCTTCCTATGCAATCTGAGGTTCCTTCATCTTGCCTGTCTTTTCTCCGCCTTTTCCATTCCTCTTCagattctgggagaccagaggggagggagctggctggagcaggagggggagacccccggcgtcttcagcagcctgactcatctctgtttcttgcccccccccccagcctctgcttctgcttctgcctctgaatctggactgctctctgccacatcctcttcttgctcactaaaccctgttactgcttcagtttctgctccctcttcttcctctgatgactctttgttgtcccaccaccaatcccctggctctgagcctttcttcccttgggagttccccagGTGGtatctcccaccactcctctgcatccagccagtccatgatatAGTGGTGACAGAAATCTTTTAACAGAGTTAAAAAATGCCTCTTTTGTACAGTATTTGTGTGTTGGAAAAACGCCCCCGAAACGCTGAGCATCCTCCAGTATGTGCAGCCCTGGAAACggcatttcccctcttctccagtGTGCTCAGTGACATATATCAGAATGATGTATGCACACTAATGTTCTGGCAAAACACTAATCTTTTGGCAAGAAGACCGAGACAGAGCAAGAAGAGCAAGATAAGATTTATCACCAAGTCAATATGTTTAAGATTAGGATGTCAGTCTGTAATTGTGCTACTGCTGCAGTCATAAAATTACTTACTTGCAAATTCCATTGAAGATAACCAAGATGCATAATAAAGGGAGATGGGAAAATAACACACTAAATATAAGCATTGTTCTTCTAGGAGTTCAGTTTCGGGCTTCTTACTTCTTACAACCTGAGCTCACACCTTCCAATCTTTCTTTCCGAGATCTAGTGTGGAACCCGGAAAAAGGCACTGTAAGTATTTGCTCTCAATAAAAGCCAGATAAACTCTCTTTAGGGTAGCAGAAAATGGGGAAATTGGAGAAAATGTGTTATGCAGTAACATATTATGAAGTAAATGTAGCTGTAAAATGTAAAACTCTGGTCCCTGCCCCCCTTTCTTTCAGATTCAGTCAAGGCCAACTCGGCTATCACTGATTGTGACCCTATGGAACTGTAAAGGCATTCCTTTTCCTGGAATGAGCATACAAGTCCTGAGTAGACATGTTCGACTCTGCCTTTTTGACGGTAACAGAGTGAGTTCTACAAATCACTTAACCTGAGCAGTTAAAATTTGAACTTCTTCCAATATCTTGATCACATTTATGAAACGGGAAGCATGTGTCTACTCAGTTGTCGACTGCTATTTTGTGGTGGATTTAAACAGTTGCTGCCTATAACTTATTTGCATACAgttatttgttctgcattttaaaatcttATCAGGCTTCAGTTAATTTGTACCTGAGAAAGTATTCCAGACTTTTCCTTTCTGGCTATCCTATCTTATATCGGCAGCATTGCACAATATTTATCTGTACACAACCCATGTGCAGCATTGACATATTTAGGGTAGTGGTCCATGAAATTCAACTCACAATtcactcactgaaattaatgaacatggctaagttaggtTCACTAATTTCAATAGATCTGTTCTGAGTAAAATGTTGCACACCACCCTCAGTGCCAAATAAGTTGATTAGTCTGCCATCCCTCCTTATCAGAGAGCTGATGGATAATAGACCTGATTGTTACAACACTCTTGAACACGTACCTAGTGATTCTCAAAAGCAGGATTTGCATTGTTCTCCATTGCAGAGTGAAAACATCAGTTTGTGATAGGCTGGATTCAGTGATCATATTTCTAAATTTCATGAGCTAAAGAAGGTGAAGGTTGGTCATTCAAACATAAGCTGATCTTGTAATGAAATAGTTTCCCATTCTTCATTGCGTTAATTACACTGCTGTATTCAAATGTTAATTATTTTCTCGTTTTAGATACTGAGTAATATTCATACAGTTAGAGCTACGTGGCAACCTAAAAATCCCAAAACATGGACCTTTTCTCCACGGGTAAGAATACTGAGGAGATTATTGATAGATCTGACCTGGTAAATTTTGCATAACTTTGTAGGATTGCGATCTGTAGTATGTACAATTAATTCTAGCACAATCTGATAATAAGCTTCctccctgcaaaaacaaa
Above is a window of Lacerta agilis isolate rLacAgi1 chromosome 3, rLacAgi1.pri, whole genome shotgun sequence DNA encoding:
- the NPHP1 gene encoding nephrocystin-1, whose translation is MTGRRGRTGPLQNAQRRGRELREQVNALLQESKEAGALDSGKKQSLSQRCLELRKSVDENISALQNLKKSDEPAPVGNYNQRKEEEGAKLLMLSEQLDKLTAIFSREDVTMDSSINTKRKDSPKTLQENEESEEEDDDEEEEEDDDDEEEESTQDDGDDEEDGEDEDKLGDDSAIKFFITLGDFSAQQEGDLTFKKGEVLLILEKKPDGWWLAKNSKGERGLVPKTYLMVKDVEEGQEPSEEETEEDIEVADETEGGANILKRTDSHWSAVKKAITENNTLDALTTMGAVPAGFRPSTLAQLLEEGVQFRASYFLQPELTPSNLSFRDLVWNPEKGTIQSRPTRLSLIVTLWNCKGIPFPGMSIQVLSRHVRLCLFDGNRILSNIHTVRATWQPKNPKTWTFSPRVTGILPCLLDGDCFIRSNSSSLDIGILFELGITYIRNSTGERGELSCGWAFLKLFDSSGLPVSSKTYELILNGGTPYEKGVEVDPSILRRASGSVFHNMITLRKQPQLLVKLRSLSTNSRAILNSATEVLIGSMSYIHLLLFYRQILGDVLLRDRPNMQNADLIGNPVLATFPKLMEQPDLMDALRSAWAEKESTLKRSEKRDREFLKSVFVLVYHDSVFPLLQSVFLPEFKWAEEESEGTRWRMIADFLKKNRERDGALSSLLSSEGLHKAFDVAEIAYDFLGEARKNNPLV